The Alnus glutinosa chromosome 7, dhAlnGlut1.1, whole genome shotgun sequence genome includes a region encoding these proteins:
- the LOC133872629 gene encoding UPF0481 protein At3g47200-like: protein MCSPEKKARDCYSGTIDPIESNDFLEMMVLDGCFIIQFLLFFGSRNIGRKVLRDHPLGRMDRDRVMLQKICADLFMLENQIPYFVLELLFKFFRNPSGGRDVSLPIYAVTTFSQTLEIGSFYFEAEDISESYGAECLHLLDLVRSIFIPPDLPYRYRKERFPFTQENWYRPLRTIPRISQLPRAGIMVNPRKKDRFLVVQFVKSLGVIEMPNLSLNELMCSFLVNCVAFEQSYNTHSKHLSVYALFLDWLVNTAQDVEYLCEHRVIDNYMRTMLLASSTIWART from the coding sequence ATGTGTTCACCGGAAAAGAAAGCCAGAGACTGTTATTCCGGAACTATCGATCCGATCGAATCGAATGACTTCCTCGAAATGATGGTGCTTGATGGTTGTTTTATAATCCAATTCCTTCTGTTCTTTGGTTCAAGGAATATTGGGAGAAAGGTATTGAGAGACCACCCTCTCGGCCGGATGGACAGGGACAGGGTAATGTTGCAGAAGATCTGCGCGGACTTGTTCATGCTTGAGAATCAGATCCCATATTTTGTTCTGGAactgttatttaaatttttcaggAATCCTTCGGGGGGCAGAGATGTGTCCTTGCCAATTTACGCCGTAACAACTTTTTCACAAACATTGGAAATTGGTTCATTCTATTTCGAGGCCGAAGACATTTCTGAATCCTACGGGGCCGAATGCTTGCATTTGCTGGATCTGGTTCGGTCAATTTTTATCCCACCGGACCTACCCTATCGTTATCGTAAAGAAAGATTCCCTTTCACACAAGAAAACTGGTACAGACCACTCCGTACTATTCCCCGCATCTCGCAGCTCCCTCGTGCAGGAATCATGGTCAATCCACGTAAAAAGGACAGATTCTTGGTAGTTCAATTCGTGAAATCGCTCGGTGTGATTGAGATGCCCAATTTAAGTCTCAATGAATTAATGTGCTCTTTCTTGGTGAACTGCGTGGCATTTGAGCAAAGCTACAATACCCATTCCAAGCACTTATCAGTCTACGCCCTTTTCTTGGACTGGCTTGTAAACACTGCTCAGGACGTCGAGTACCTTTGTGAGCACCGAGTCATTGATAATTACATGAGAACGATGCTGTTAGCTTCATCAACAATTTGGGCAAGGACTTGA